A DNA window from Micromonospora sp. NBC_01739 contains the following coding sequences:
- a CDS encoding ABC transporter permease translates to MSELALRGAQTGVMIGRCVRLSRRNIDALLTSLVLPVLLMLLFVYLFGGAIDTGSAYVTYVVPGVLLLCAGFGAAGTAVSVTTDLTEGMIERLRTMDVGATSILGGHVVASVARNLVATSLVLTVAVAIGFRPAVTPVRWLAAAGLLVLFLLAVSWVSAAFGLLARTPEAANGYTFLVMFLPYPSSAFVPVETMPGWLRGFAEHQPVTPVIESLRGLLLDTPVGSAPARALAWSLAILTLGMLLSAVLFRHRVT, encoded by the coding sequence CTCTCCCGGCGCAACATCGACGCCCTGCTCACCTCGCTGGTGTTGCCGGTGCTGCTGATGTTGCTCTTCGTCTACCTCTTCGGCGGGGCGATCGACACCGGCTCGGCCTACGTGACCTACGTGGTACCCGGGGTGCTGCTGCTCTGCGCCGGGTTCGGGGCGGCGGGTACCGCGGTGAGCGTGACCACCGACCTGACCGAGGGGATGATCGAGCGGCTGCGCACGATGGACGTGGGAGCCACCTCGATCCTCGGCGGGCACGTGGTGGCCAGCGTGGCCCGCAACCTGGTGGCCACCAGCCTGGTGCTGACGGTGGCCGTGGCCATCGGGTTCCGGCCGGCCGTGACGCCGGTGCGCTGGCTGGCCGCCGCCGGGCTGCTGGTGCTGTTCCTGCTGGCGGTCTCCTGGGTGTCCGCGGCCTTCGGGCTGCTGGCCCGTACCCCGGAGGCGGCCAACGGCTACACCTTCCTGGTGATGTTCCTGCCCTATCCGAGCAGTGCCTTCGTACCGGTGGAGACCATGCCCGGTTGGCTGCGCGGCTTCGCGGAGCACCAGCCGGTCACCCCGGTCATCGAGTCCCTGCGCGGCCTGCTGCTGGACACCCCGGTCGGGTCGGCACCCGCCCGAGCGTTGGCCTGGTCCCTAGCCATCCTGACCCTAGGCATGCTGCTCTCCGCAGTGCTCTTCCGCCACCGAGTCACCTGA